A genomic region of Paramormyrops kingsleyae isolate MSU_618 chromosome 19, PKINGS_0.4, whole genome shotgun sequence contains the following coding sequences:
- the galcb gene encoding galactocerebrosidase isoform X1: MFASRNGFVHICTWVFLCLRLSGADDYVLDDNVGLGRRFDGIGGLSGGGATTRLLVNYAEPYRSQILDYLFKPNFGASLDIIKVEIGGDAQTTDGTEPSHMHNENDENYFRGYEWWLMKEAKKRNPNITLVALPWAFPGWVGHGTNWPYDYPDITAYYVVSWIIGAKQYHDLDIDYIGIWNERKFNSNYIKLLRYTLDKSGLEKVKIVANDNLWQPISTSVLLDQELSKAVEVLGAHYPGTTTVMEALLTGKPLWASEDYSTFNDDIGGGCWARILNQNYVNGKITATISWNLIASYYEDLSFGRDGLMTAEEPWSGNYVVESPIWITAHTTQFTDPGWTYLQTVGHLVQGGSYVALTDGQGNLTIVIETMSHNHSQCIRPPLPAFNVSAQTARFQLKGSFGSLTSLQVWHSKFDFSTQNSTFFKKLAPTQLVDGSFTLDLDVDEVYTLTTITTGQKGVYPPPPPTAPFPKVYKDDFKVRNPPFTEAPNFADQTGVFEYFINLTDPGPHVFTLRQVVTQRPVTWASDADQTISVIGDHSWQNLTVTCDIFIETVKTGGVFIAARVDQGGEAVRNAKGVFFWVFADGTYKVTNDIAKKSVLAEGLSGTQAGVWHTLSLTVKGDFASGMLNGYPLWKSAVVLQPKKGWAAIGTSTFELAQFDNFEIQAE; the protein is encoded by the exons ATGTTTGCTTCTCGGAATGGCTTCGTTCATATCTGTACATGGGTGTTTTTGTGTCTCCGTTTGAGCGGCGCGGATGATTACGTCTTGGACGACAATGTTGGGTTGGGAAGGCGATTCGATGGGATTGGTGGTTTAAGTGGCGGCGGA GCGACGACTAGACTACTTGTCAACTACGCCGAACCGTATCGGAGCCAAATATTGGATTACCTATTCAAG CCAAATTTCGGTGCCTCCTTAGACATCATCAAAGTCGAAATTGGAGGCGATGCTCAGACCACTG ATGGCACGGAGCCTTCGCACATGCATAACGAAAATGACGAGAACTATTTCCGGGGTTATGAGTGGTGGCTCATGAAAGAAGCGAAGAAACGCAACCCCAACATCACTCTAGTTG CATTGCCCTGGGCGTTCCCTGGTTGGGTTGGGCATGGGACCAACTGGCCTTATGACTATCCAGACATCACTGCCTACTATGTTGTTTCCTGGATTATTGGGGCAAAACAGTACCACGACTTGGACATTGATTATATAGGG ATATGGAATGAAAGAAAGTTTAACAGCAATTACATTAAG CTTCTGCGTTACACCTTGGATAAAAGTGGTTTGGAAAAGGTTAAAATCGTGGCCAATGATAACTTGTGGCAGCCCATATCTACGTCCGTGCTTCTCGATCAAGAACTCTCCAAAGCGGTCGAAGTCTTGGG GGCCCACTATCCGGGCACCACCACGGTCATGGAGGCCTTATTGACAGGGAAGCCCCTGTGGGCCTCGGAGGACTACAGCACCTTCAATGACGACATCGGCGGAGGATGCTGGGCCCGTATCCTCAACCAGAACTACGTCAATGGCAAGATTACAGC CACCATTTCGTGGAATCTGATCGCCAGTTACTACGAAGACCTGTCATTTGGCCGTGACGGACTGATGACCGCTGAGGAGCCATGGAGTGGAAACTATGTGGTGGAGTCTCCTATATGGATAACAG CGCACACAACTCAGTTCACCGATCCGGGATGGACGTACCTACAGACGGTCGGACATTTGGTGCAAGGGGGGAGTTACGTGGCGCTGACAGACGGACAGGGGAATCTCACCATCGTCATTGAAACTATG TCTCACAATCACTCCCAGTGCATAAGGCCCCCACTTCCAGCTTTCAATGTTTCCGCCCAGACTGCCCGCTTCCAGCTGAAAGGATCCTTT ggGTCTTTAACATCACTGCAAGTGTGGCACTCCAAATTTGATTTCAGTACTCAAAATTCCACATTCTTTAAGAAACTTGCACCCACCCAG CTGGTGGACGGCTCCTTCACCCTGGACCTGGATGTGGATGAGGTGTACACACTAACCACCATCACTACAGGCCAGAAAGGGGTCTatccccctccaccccccactgcccccTTTCCTAAAGTATACAAGGATGACTTCAAAGTCC GTAATCCTCCTTTCACCGAGGCGCCAAACTTCGCTGACCAGACCGGTGTCTTTGAGTACTTCATCAACCTGACGGACCCCGGGCCACACGTGTTCACATTGCGTCAGGTGGTCACCCAGCGCCCTGTCACCTGGGCCTCGGATGCCGACCAGACCATCAGCGTGATTGGTGACCACAGCTG gcAAAACTTGACAGTAACATGTGACATCTTCATCGAAACTGTCAAGACAGGGGGGGTGTTCATCGCCGCTCGGGTGGATCAGGGGGGAGAGGCTGTCAGAAACGCCAAGGGGGTGTTTTTCTGGGTGTTTGCGGATGGCACCTATAAAGTCACCAATGACATAG CCAAAAAAAGTGTGCTTGCTGAAGGATTGTCTGGAACACAAGCTGGGGTTTGGCATACACTAAGTCTCACAGTCAAG GGTGATTTTGCTTCAGGAATGCTGAATGGATACCCACTGTGGAAGTCGGCCGTGGTGCTGCAGCCCAAGAAAGGATGGGCAGCGATCGGCACCAGCACGTTCGAACTCGCTCAGTTCGATAACTTCGAGATTCAGGCAGAGTGA
- the galcb gene encoding galactocerebrosidase isoform X2, whose protein sequence is MFASRNGFVHICTWVFLCLRLSGADDYVLDDNVGLGRRFDGIGGLSGGGATTRLLVNYAEPYRSQILDYLFKPNFGASLDIIKVEIGGDAQTTDGTEPSHMHNENDENYFRGYEWWLMKEAKKRNPNITLVALPWAFPGWVGHGTNWPYDYPDITAYYVVSWIIGAKQYHDLDIDYIGIWNERKFNSNYIKVLRDTLDKVGLTHIGIIAADDNWGISVAMISDSYLNDAVEVIGAHYPGTTTVMEALLTGKPLWASEDYSTFNDDIGGGCWARILNQNYVNGKITATISWNLIASYYEDLSFGRDGLMTAEEPWSGNYVVESPIWITAHTTQFTDPGWTYLQTVGHLVQGGSYVALTDGQGNLTIVIETMSHNHSQCIRPPLPAFNVSAQTARFQLKGSFGSLTSLQVWHSKFDFSTQNSTFFKKLAPTQLVDGSFTLDLDVDEVYTLTTITTGQKGVYPPPPPTAPFPKVYKDDFKVRNPPFTEAPNFADQTGVFEYFINLTDPGPHVFTLRQVVTQRPVTWASDADQTISVIGDHSWQNLTVTCDIFIETVKTGGVFIAARVDQGGEAVRNAKGVFFWVFADGTYKVTNDIAKKSVLAEGLSGTQAGVWHTLSLTVKGDFASGMLNGYPLWKSAVVLQPKKGWAAIGTSTFELAQFDNFEIQAE, encoded by the exons ATGTTTGCTTCTCGGAATGGCTTCGTTCATATCTGTACATGGGTGTTTTTGTGTCTCCGTTTGAGCGGCGCGGATGATTACGTCTTGGACGACAATGTTGGGTTGGGAAGGCGATTCGATGGGATTGGTGGTTTAAGTGGCGGCGGA GCGACGACTAGACTACTTGTCAACTACGCCGAACCGTATCGGAGCCAAATATTGGATTACCTATTCAAG CCAAATTTCGGTGCCTCCTTAGACATCATCAAAGTCGAAATTGGAGGCGATGCTCAGACCACTG ATGGCACGGAGCCTTCGCACATGCATAACGAAAATGACGAGAACTATTTCCGGGGTTATGAGTGGTGGCTCATGAAAGAAGCGAAGAAACGCAACCCCAACATCACTCTAGTTG CATTGCCCTGGGCGTTCCCTGGTTGGGTTGGGCATGGGACCAACTGGCCTTATGACTATCCAGACATCACTGCCTACTATGTTGTTTCCTGGATTATTGGGGCAAAACAGTACCACGACTTGGACATTGATTATATAGGG ATATGGAATGAAAGAAAGTTTAACAGCAATTACATTAAG GTGCTCCGTGACACGTTGGATAAGGTTGGCTTAACCCACATTGGCATCATCGCTGCCGATGACAACTGGGGCATCTCCGTTGCCATGATAAGCGACTCGTATCTCAACGATGCGGTCGAGGTGATAGG GGCCCACTATCCGGGCACCACCACGGTCATGGAGGCCTTATTGACAGGGAAGCCCCTGTGGGCCTCGGAGGACTACAGCACCTTCAATGACGACATCGGCGGAGGATGCTGGGCCCGTATCCTCAACCAGAACTACGTCAATGGCAAGATTACAGC CACCATTTCGTGGAATCTGATCGCCAGTTACTACGAAGACCTGTCATTTGGCCGTGACGGACTGATGACCGCTGAGGAGCCATGGAGTGGAAACTATGTGGTGGAGTCTCCTATATGGATAACAG CGCACACAACTCAGTTCACCGATCCGGGATGGACGTACCTACAGACGGTCGGACATTTGGTGCAAGGGGGGAGTTACGTGGCGCTGACAGACGGACAGGGGAATCTCACCATCGTCATTGAAACTATG TCTCACAATCACTCCCAGTGCATAAGGCCCCCACTTCCAGCTTTCAATGTTTCCGCCCAGACTGCCCGCTTCCAGCTGAAAGGATCCTTT ggGTCTTTAACATCACTGCAAGTGTGGCACTCCAAATTTGATTTCAGTACTCAAAATTCCACATTCTTTAAGAAACTTGCACCCACCCAG CTGGTGGACGGCTCCTTCACCCTGGACCTGGATGTGGATGAGGTGTACACACTAACCACCATCACTACAGGCCAGAAAGGGGTCTatccccctccaccccccactgcccccTTTCCTAAAGTATACAAGGATGACTTCAAAGTCC GTAATCCTCCTTTCACCGAGGCGCCAAACTTCGCTGACCAGACCGGTGTCTTTGAGTACTTCATCAACCTGACGGACCCCGGGCCACACGTGTTCACATTGCGTCAGGTGGTCACCCAGCGCCCTGTCACCTGGGCCTCGGATGCCGACCAGACCATCAGCGTGATTGGTGACCACAGCTG gcAAAACTTGACAGTAACATGTGACATCTTCATCGAAACTGTCAAGACAGGGGGGGTGTTCATCGCCGCTCGGGTGGATCAGGGGGGAGAGGCTGTCAGAAACGCCAAGGGGGTGTTTTTCTGGGTGTTTGCGGATGGCACCTATAAAGTCACCAATGACATAG CCAAAAAAAGTGTGCTTGCTGAAGGATTGTCTGGAACACAAGCTGGGGTTTGGCATACACTAAGTCTCACAGTCAAG GGTGATTTTGCTTCAGGAATGCTGAATGGATACCCACTGTGGAAGTCGGCCGTGGTGCTGCAGCCCAAGAAAGGATGGGCAGCGATCGGCACCAGCACGTTCGAACTCGCTCAGTTCGATAACTTCGAGATTCAGGCAGAGTGA